The DNA region CGTAAACTGCATTTAAAATACAATTCTTTTCAAGAAATGAGAATACCAAAATCGGAATATTCTTTTCACGACAGATAGAGATTGCAGCCGCATCCATAACTTTAAGATTTTGTGTCAAAACCTCCTGATAATTCATCTGGTCAAATCGCTTTGCCGATGAATCTTGTTCAGGGTCTGACGAATACACTCCATCAACACGCGTTGCTTTCATAAGAATATCCGCATCTATTTCACTTGCACGAAGTGCCGCCGCTGTGTCTGTAGTTAAAAAGGGATTTCCTGTCCCTGCGGCAAAGATAACAATGCGACCTTTTTCCAGATGTCGCAACGCTCGTCTCCGTATATATGGCTCAGCAACAGGCCTCATCTCAATAGCACTCAAAACACGAGTTTCTATCCCTCGCTTTTCCAGAGCAGATTGTAAGGCTAAGGCATTGATAACCGTAGCCAGCATACCCATATAATCCGCTGTG from Candidatus Hydrogenedens sp. includes:
- the pyrH gene encoding UMP kinase produces the protein MSTPIYKRVLLKLSGNALSSDGETIGSNALNHLCDEIVSAYQVGVQMGLVVGGGNILRGNQWSKASGVDRATADYMGMLATVINALALQSALEKRGIETRVLSAIEMRPVAEPYIRRRALRHLEKGRIVIFAAGTGNPFLTTDTAAALRASEIDADILMKATRVDGVYSSDPEQDSSAKRFDQMNYQEVLTQNLKVMDAAAISICREKNIPILVFSFLEKNCILNAVYGHSIGTIVKGD